The Lynx canadensis isolate LIC74 chromosome D4, mLynCan4.pri.v2, whole genome shotgun sequence DNA window TTAAGCAATTTGTGCAAGGTCACAAAGCTATGTgatagagtcaggatttgaacccaggtagtctTGGCCTCATAGCACAGATTTTTCAATCGTTATGTTGTGCTTCATTCTgccatatttcaaattttatttacccATACAAAGCTCTGGGCTCTGATTAGCATTATTTTATCAACAGGCTAGCCAGCTGCACTTCCATTTAATTGGAGTTTCCAGTCTGCATTTCTCCAGCATGTTCATAAATGTATCCAAGAGGCTACCTTAAATGCCTTTCTAAATCATGATTCCAGAGTATTCTTTAAGATAATAAAGGAGGACATCACCCAGAAaaagttctgttgtttaaaaaaaaataaaacaatggggcgcccgggtggctcagtcggttaagcgtctgacttcagctcatgtcatgatctcgtggttcgtgggttccagccccgcatcgggctctgtgctgacagctcggagcctggagcctgctacagattctgtgtctccctctctctctggcccttcccctctcgagctctgtctgtctgtctctttctctctctctctctctctgtctcaaaaataaataaacattaaaaaaaattaaaaaaaaaaaacaaaacaaaaactctaggTAAGGCTCTCAGTAGCTCCTTGGCCAAGGCATCTAACGTGCTCCTGAGACTCTTCAGAGTGAGATGCTGTGTAGCAAACAGCGTTCCCAGGACTTGGCCACACAGCTGTACTTCAAGGGACAGTTTAGGGGGTGGTGTTGTTCATAACACACTTTAGGAAAAGTTAGTCGTCTAATTCATTTGGTGGACAACGTGATATCTACCTTTCTATGCTTATTTATTGTGTCATGTAGCAGTTTCGACAGAAAATAAGATTAGATTTTTCTGGTTATCCAGTGCTGGTTTCTAATGATTGCTTCTGTCTACACAAACCTTTTATTTGTTAGTAATTGAAGAATTTTATTCCCTAGCGGACTGAGTGGTCTGCGATTTTTGTTACCCATTTACTGTTTAGGGGATACTTTAAAACTGTTAATTGCACTCTGGTTTTCTGACACGTTCCCAGTTCAAACTTTACCGAGGACTAGTTAGTGGTTTGGAGTGCAACATCTTCCAAGTTTTTCCTGTGTCCTGGAGTGTAATTCCTCTGGGTTTGGGGACTTAAACTCATTTAAAGTGACTTTTATTAGGTCTATATATGTCTTAGGCTTGAATTCCTTTGTAATCATCTAATAACTACCCTTTCCAATTTGAAGATCAGCCTCTAGGTAAAAGGAGATTGTCACTAAATCTGaaagattcttctttctttctctggatcCATTTCCCTGAAGACAGTGGGGTCaagtcctttcttcctcttcctgcctcACATATCCATAGAAAGCACAGTTCAGTTGACTCCTGCTTTGTTGTGTTCTAGCCTTCCTGGCTCTGAACCACTCTCTTTTGGTCATTTatctcttcctttgtctttaatGTCCCTTTAAAATCTCTGTTAAGAGCTTGTAGTCAAACAgctaagcactaaataaatagcACCACTGATATGTGTCACAGACTCGGAGAAGGGAGTGATGGGTGAAAGCCAGAATGATCTCAGAAGGCTTCAGAGAGAGAATTAGATCTGGTGGGACAGATGGGATTTAGATAGGAAAACAGCATTCCAGACAAGGGGCCAAGGGAGGCAGAGGACGGAATATTCAAGGAATGGCAAGTAGTCTAACCAGAGTGGACATTATTCTATGGAAACAGTGGATGTAGTAGTTGGAGTTGGCTTTCGGCATAGTTTCTGGATGAAATTTTGGATAGAACCTAAAGCTGGTGTTTGTATcacaaaaaaaattgtaaaaacccAAATATCCAGTTGTATCAAAGATGTATACGGGTATGTGTTTTCATGAGTATGTAACGTGTTTATGGTTTTGTGAGTAGTTCAGCTGCGTGCTCTAAATGCTTTAAAGATCAAGTACGTTGCTGTTATGGCCATTATTTATGGCAGTTCTAAAAAGAATGTGGGAGCCAGGCTATGAATCATGGCAACATTTATTCTgactcttaaaacaaaaatctttatttcttgagTAAGTACTCACTTTCAGACACACACTTGATCTTTTAAACGTATGTCTTTCAAAATTAAGAGAATTGATACAAAATTCTGTATATGCGAATGTGACCTAGTCGACACTGATGAATAACTCAGTACCCTAAGTAATGTAAATATATTCCTCTTAGAGTGAAATATTTATCTGATAGTTTTTGTATCTCTTATTTTCAGGTTGGCTCTAAAGCAGAAGTCGCTGAGTGTAAGGAGAAGTTTGCCACCTCGAAAGACCCCACAGTCAGTCAGACTTTCATGTTGGATAGGGTGTTCAACCCTGAGGGGAAAGCTTTGCCGCCGATGAGGGGATTCAAATATACTAGCTGGTCCCCCATGGGTTGTGATGCAAATGGCAGGTGCCTCCTGGCGGCACTGACCATGGACAATCGCCTGACCATCCAGGCTAACCTCAACAGACTCCAGTGGGTCCAGCTGGTCGATCTGACAGAGATTTATGGAGAACGTCTTTACGAGACCAGTTACAGACTCTCTAAAAATGAGGCTCCGGAAGGGAATCTCGGGGACTTCGCGGAGTTTCAGAGGAGACACAGCATGCAGACTCCGGTCAGGATGGAGTGGTCGGGCATCTGCACCACTCAGCAGGTCAAGCATAACAACGAGTGCCGGGACGTAGGCAGCGTGCTCCTGGCGGTCCTCTTTGAGAACGGCGACATTGCCGTGTGGCAGTTTCAGTTGCCCTTTGTGGGGAAGGAATCCATCTCTTCGTGCAACACGATCGAGTCCGGAATCAACTCtcctagtgttttgttttggtgggaATATGAGCACAATAATCGGAAAATGAGCGGCCTTATCGTGGGGAGTGCTTTTGGACCTGTAAAAATCCTGCCCGTCAATCTCAAAGCAGTTAAAGGCTATTTCACTCTAAGGCAGCCTGTTGTCTTGTGGAAAGAGATGGACCAGTTGCCAGTGCACAGCATTAAATGTGTCCCGCTCTATCACCCTTACCAGAAGTGTAGTTGTAGCTTGGTGGTGGCAGCAAGAGGATCCTATGTGTTTTGGTGTCTTCTTCTGATCTCCAAAGCAGGCCTCAACGTTCACAATTCCCACGTCACAGGCCTTCACTCGCTGCCGATCGTCTCCATGACTGCGGACAAGCAGAACGGGACGGTGTATACTTGTTCCAGTGACGGGAAGGTGAGGCAGCTGATTCCCATTTTCACAGACGTGGCGCTAAAGTTTGAACACCAGCTAATTAAACTCTCGGATGTGTTTGGCTCCGTGAGGACGCACGGGATAGCGGTGAGCCCCTGCGGCGCGTACCTGGCCGTCATTACGACCGAGGGCATGGTCAACGGCCTCCACCCCGTTAACAAAAACTACCAGGTCCAGTTCGTTACTCTCAAAACCTTTGAAGAGGCAGCTGCTCAGCTCCTGGAGTCTTCCGTTCAGAATCTCTTCAAGCAGGTTGATTTAATAGATCTGGTTCGCtggaagattttaaaagataaacacatCCCGCAGTTTTTACAAGAAGCTTTGGAAAAAAAGATCGAAAGCAGTGGGGCCACGTATTTTTGGCGTTTCAAACTGTTCCTCTTGAGGATTTTGTATCAGTCGATGCAGAAAACCCCTTCAGAAGCATTATGGAAACCGTCCCACGAGGACTCCAAAATCTTACTCGTTGACTCCCCTGGGATGGGCAATGCCGAGGAGGAACAAGAGGAAGGCACTTCCAGACAGGCCAGTAGGCAGGGCCttcaggagaggagcagagagggcgaTCCCGAGGACCCCATCGACGACTCACTGACCCCATCTGGAGACGCCGGGGGCCGGGAGCCGATGGAAGAGAAGCTCCTGGAGATCCAAGGGAAGATCGAAGGCGTGGAAATGCACTTGACCAGGGAGCACATGAAGCGGGTCTTAGGAGAAGTGTACCTGCACACCTGGATCACAGAGAACACGAGCATCCCCACCAGGGGCCTCTGCAACTTTCTGATGTCTGACGAGGAGTACGATGACCGCACGGCACGGGTAGGTGTTTCTAGCGGAAGCACGAGAACGGTAAGAGGTCTGCTTGCTGCCTGAGGGAGAAGTGGTCTAAACCAATTCCTAACCCAACTTTGACTTCGATATTTTGTAAGGAGTTGATTGGCGTGAGGTGCAGGAGAATAATAAATAGGAAACGTGGATTAATGCAGAGGACATTTGCGAATCATACAAAAAACATTTCGAGGCTTCCTCCCACCGCAGCCCGATGGATAAGCAAGGCTTCGTTTAGCGAGTCGTATGTGACTGGGCAGTGACAGCAGGGCAAACGTGACACCCTGCTTGCTTCCCTCCCTGTTTGCAGAAGGTTCTGGGGTTGGGAGACGGGGCGGCGGTGGCCGCACAGGGACTGCGCACGTTTGGGAAGGCTTGACGAGGCCTTTTGATGTAGTCAAGAAGGGCATGTCAAGTGAGCAGATTATTACTCATAATGTTTACTTTTACAAAAACTGGGCTTAATCTTTATTTTGGTTTAGAAGCATCTTAGAGCGTTATCCGAAACGTATTCCACAGAATTCAAGTTCCCTGATAGAACGATAGGGTTACATTCTGTCCTCCTCTTAGAGGCTCCCAGTGTACCTCATTCTTTTGATGGTTCTGGGAATTCCCGCAGAGAAGAAACCCTTTGACTTTGTGTACTTCATTGTTACCCTGACATCAGGGAACCTTTCTTTGTGAAGTAATAGCTCCTAAAATCCTGAAAAACTTTTGTTTCAAGGAATATACTTTATAGTAACGTATTCAGAACTACAAAAGCCCGTGCTCCTTTTTACTCTTAAGACTGACACTTCTTCTCACTGCCCAGAGTCTTAAAATTGAAGGccataggggcacccgggtggctcagtcggttaagcacctgactcttgatgtcagctcaggtcatgatctcacggttagtgagctCATACCCcgcatcagcacggagcctgcctgggatcttctctctccctctgcgcccCTTGCATGCACGgtttctctcgaaataaataaataagcttaaataaaataaaatcgaaGGTAGTAAATTCAGGTATCTTCATGCCTAATGTTAAACCACTCACAGACTCCTTGCTGCATTTTCTTGTTGGAAAGTGTGCATATCCACCCCGAAATTATTACGCCTAGGATATCTGCAGTACAATCTCAAGAGTAGTTACAATGTACTGTTCATGTAACTGGTTTTTCATCTCCGAAAGTCCGCTCTTAAAAAGTATTCCATTGTGCTCCCAGTTGCGAATTGCGAGGAAGTTTTCTGGACCTAGCAGGAGTGTTACAAGAGTCGGTGAAAGATTAACAAAACATTTTAGGAAGTACGTGGTGGAAGTTGGTGGTCGTAGTTTAGGTAATTGTCCAGGTGGGCAATGAGCACAGGAAGCTACTGGCATAGTCACGTGTTTCCAACAGAGccaggggaaaggagggaagatggCACCTCTGTTATCGGTAAAACTGAGTTTTGATTAGAAACGCTGCATTTcagggcacccggggggctcagtcggttgagcgtccgacttccactcaagtcaccatctcatggctcataagttcgagccccacatccggctctgtgctgacagctcagagcctggagcctgctttggattctgtgtctcctctctctgcccctcccctgctccagctctgtttccctctctctctcaagagtaaataagcattaaaaaaaaataaacactacatttcatgtctttaaaaaaatcccactaTATACATGAAACGAACCTTTTCAAACCTAGCGCGTTGATCTAGTAATTACAAATTGTTTCTGAGATTCTCAGCCTGATATGTTGGTGTAGTTAAGACTATCACTGCCACCCGCCACCCCCAGCATTTTTAggcatttttccccctaattGTTCTTGCCTGTAACCTACTAATAATACAGCTACATTGTGCATGTGTTTTGATACAGATTACATACATCAGTGTGCTTTATGCATAAAAAGGGTAAGAATTCTTGTCCTCCCAAGAATAAGTATTTGTCCCATGGAAGGAACAGTATCTCCCCCATTGGGAATGTAGGAGTTACACTAATACAGTTGGGCTTGCACAATCAAGGCTAGTGAGAACAAACATGGAAGCACTTCTTCCTTGTGTAAAACTGGAGTGCGTCTCTCATGAAGGAGTCCGGAGTAGGTTTTGTCGTACCACTGTCAGCGTGTTTGACCTGTCcggaaaagaagggaggggtggTTGTCGCTGCATGAGGGACCAAAAATTAGAATTCTTAAGGCTAAAAAACCTAGAAAGCCAAAAGGTAATGGGCTTTAGATTTGTAAATTACGTACTGAGTAGGTCAGACACCCTTTGGAGCTGTTAAGATACCCTTCAGAACTTCAGTGAGCTAATTTTAGTGAGTGGCTGAATGTGAGTTCTTCCGCCAGAACTTAagtgtaaatggattaaaaagcTCGAAGGACCTTGTCTCCCAGGAAGACGAGGAAGTTCTAAAGGCTCGTTGTATCCATGCCTGCAAAAGATGTAGCCAGTGAAGGTTTTTTTCAACAAAGTAATGAAGTAGATACCTTTTTTTAGACTTTGATTTTTCCTGCACTGTGATcctaatgaagcagagaaaagccGAAATAGGGACCAGCTCTAGAGCCTGTGCTGTCAACCTCTCCCCGGGGGGCCCACCGCCCCTCTGCAGGGGGGCCCAGTGGTTCACAGATGGCAGGCTGCTAGATCAGATTGGTCATGGGTCTTGGGGCTATCAAAAAgggaaatgattattttttaatcctgCTTATACTTTGTAAGCCTCTCTTAAAGAACGGACATTTGTACAATCTTACAAAGTTAGCATTTCACAGAATACTTCAGCCGTAGACTTTATGCCTTCCCTTCTTAAGTCATTATAAAGAATAGCTAAATACTTTGTCTTCTAACAGAACTCTGAATCCCTGGTTTCAGAAGCTGCTAAAACGAGGCAAGTGGTAAGATTTCGATTTTCAGAACAGTTTTTTCTTTAGTGGCTAGCATTCACCCTGTTACCAGAGGGTCCCTCAATGAATTTAGTTTACTCAGCTAGTCAGCACGTGGAGAAGGTCTGGCTTTGTCACGTTCAGACACCATGAGCGGCCTGCGTGGAAATGCCGATCTCCCATCCATACGGCATATGTTTTCCTTCCTCCACTGGGTCAGTAGGCTTTTTCTTTGACAAGTCTTACACTCACCCCACTAAACATTGCCGACTGCTTTGTCTCATTAGGTGCTGATTGGACACATCTCAAAGAAGATGAACAAACAGACCTTCCCTGAGCACTGTAGTTTGTGTAAAGAGATCTTGCCATTCACAGATCGCAAACAGGCAGTCTGCTCCAATGGCCACATCTGGCTCCGGTAAGCCATTGTAAGCCAGCCCCTGCTTTGTGCACCTCTTCCAGGTTTGTGCCGCACTGAGCGCGGTAAAGTGTGTGTCTGAAACATGTCGCCCCTGCCACTCGGTTGGAGAAAAGCCACTACCAAAAAACCAGGCATAGACTTTTTTCATCGGTCTTACTAAGGCCAGACGCTCTCTAAAGACCATGTTTTTACCGCCTGACATACAGAGGGCTTTCTTTATTTTGGCGATACGGTTTTCCTTTGAAGGAGCATTAAAATTGTAAAGTATTACGAAAGCAGTATCTGTTGAAGTTAGTGGAATGTAAAAGAGGTCGTGCACTCGTTTGGGTCTGACTTTATACTGAAAGGTGGAAGTCTTCCTGCTCTCACTGGAAGAGGGCATCTTGGCGTGCTCAGATCCGACAGACCCGTGAGCCGCGTTCGACACCGGGCGTCACTCCCCCCGGCTTGCTCCTTGAAGCGCCCGCGTCTCCCGGCTTCCTGGACGCCATCCTCCCTGGTTTCCTTCCAGCCTCTGACGCTTCGTTCTTATTGTCTTTGCTGATTCTGCTTCGTCCCCTGGAGACCCATCCTGGACCTGCTTCTCCTTCGTCAGCACTTCCCTGGCGGTCACACACCGCCTGTCCGCGGGTGACTTAAACGGAGAGCTTTAGCCTGAATCTCTCCCCCGAAAGCCAGACTTTCGTGTCCGACCACCTGTGCAGCGTCTGTGTTTGCACGTTCAACAGGCGTTTCCAGTTTGCATCCAGCCTGTTCTCACTGCCTCCGCCTCCCCAGTCCTGGTGAAGACACCATCCTCCCTTGCCGGGGTGACGTAGTTATCTCCCGGCAGGTGTCCCCGCCTCCTCCCATGCCCTCCGGTCTGTCGTCAGTGTGGCCATGATTGTGATCCTCCTAAGACTTCATCCGTTCATGTCACCCCTCTCTCCGCTCAGAACTCGCCAGAGGCTGCCCATTTGGGATGAGTAAACACCAAAACCCCTTTAGTGACCAAGACTGCACAGCCTGGCCCCCGTCCCCTCTCTGACCTCCTCTCCTGTGCTTCTCCGCCTCGCTTGCTTCACTCCAGCCCACTGGCCTCAGTGCTCCTCAGGTACACAAGGCACCCCTCCTCCTCCGGGATGTCTGCACTGCCATTCTCGCTGCCTGGCAATGCTCTTCTGACCAGTGTCCGTGTGGCTTCCTCAGGCGTTCCTTTCTCGGTTAGGCCCTTTTCCTGGCCGCGCTACCTGGAACCGTAACCCCTGCTGGCGTCCCCTGCCTCCTGGTTTTCCTGTCGCTCTTCCTTGCCTTGCTGTCCTCCCTAGCAGTCACCGCCTCTTCATAGATGTTTActgtttgtttctccctctcctctgggaTACAAAGCTCCATGAGGACGGGGAATTTTGTGTCCACAGCCGttcctagaacaatgcctggtcCTTGGTGGGTACCCATTCCACCTGCCCTTTGTAGCCTGGTCCTGATGGGTGTTTAGCGAGTGGTCACAGGACAGGGCCGAACCCGGGGACGTCTCTTCACGTCCCGTCTGTCTGCACCATTAACTTTGTCTTCTGTACCtttcaggttttccccattgtaCTGTCACATCCTTAAACACAGTGCTTAGATCTAATCTTCAAAATCACATACAAGAATAATTTGCCATATGATACCTGATCGTCTTTTTTAACATGTCAGAAATTCAAAATATGGACAGGTACGGACAGAGTAAACGCTTTCCCAGTGACGCAAATGGCCAACAAGAAGTGGCAGCGACTGGACCGGAAGCTTTGTATGTCTTGGCTCAGCAACCTGCCCCTGAGCGGGGACCCTCACTAAGGGTGGGGCAGCGCAGGTGTGCAGAGGGCTACCCTGTTGCCATGCGCGTGAGCGCCGTTTACGTGCTTCACTTGGTTAGCGGATGGTTGTACGGGAACTGTGTGGCGAGTTGCTCCTGACGATCCAGTCTGTGTTCTCTCAGGTGCTTCTTAACCTACCAGTCCTGCCAGAGTCTGATCTACAGAAGGTGTTTGCTCCACGACAGCATCGCCCGCCACCCGGCTCCGGAAGGTGAGTGCTTGCCCAGCCTCGGGAGGATGGCGCTGGCTCAGCTCGGGTCAGGCTCCACCCTGCAGGATCTTAGGCCACTAGGGACCGTCAGCAGGCTCATTCTGCCCTTTGCAGTCTTATCATGAAACCACAACTAATGGAAAAATGAGAACTGGAATATGTCATGTGGAAGGACATAGTCACTGCACGTTGGTGTGTGAGTAGGGCTGCAGTTTGCTGTTCCGTTACTGCAAACAAATTATTCATTCAGAAAAATGTCAGAGCTTGTGTTAGATGGCACGTGCAGATTATATTTGGATGGAGATTCTACAAATGACGAGGTATACAAAGACAGCATTGCTAAGCCAGAATATTCGGTGTGTGCTTGGACTCATCCTTCTAAAAGCCATGACAGGATTTTCCTGGTTAGCCTGTATTCTCTTTCCTGATGGGCCCGGTGACAAAGCCCACATTTCTGAGATGATGAGTTGGAAGTAAGATCATAGAGGCGGGCAAGGAATTAGTGACTTAAATAGTCACGCGAACGTCAGATTCATGACCCAAAGCTCATTCACATCACATCGCACTCTAACCAAAAAGGCTAACTAGACGTAAGCGTATATAATTATCTACATGTTTGGGGCAAATTTGTGGTCTCGAtgaactaaaacaaaacattctCCACAAAACTATGCCCTTGTTCTTGATTTTTACTCCAAACTGGCTAACGTCTCATTCTGAGAAGTTGGTGTGCTGGCAGCTTGTGTTCTTTTTAAGTTGTTACTGTGGAACAACTGTGGAAAATGTAGCCACATACAAAAGTAGAGAGTATAATAAATCCTCGTGTAGCCATCATTCAGAAATTGTCAgctcatgccttttttttttttttttttgatgtttatttattttgagacagagaaagtgtgagcgagggaggtgcagagagggagggtccCAAgcaaggctccacactgtcagcacagagcccgatgcggggctcaatctcacagaccgggagaccatgacctgaacccaaatcaagagtgggacgcttaaccgactgagccccccaggcaccccagctcgTGGCTTTTTGTTCTTTCATCTGTAGTCCCCCATTCGCTTTCCTCCTCTTACTGcgttattttgaaacaaattagAGGGAACTTTAAACACTCGCTGCAGTTGAGAATTGGTATGTTTAGACAGGAAATCAGGAAAAGATTGAGACAAATCAAAGAAACGAATACACCTGCCAAATTGACCTTGAGTTGAGCTACATACAGCTTTAGGAAGAATGAGAATCTGTGGGTCTGGAGAGCAGTCGTACAATAAAGCACTTACAGATTAGGGGAGTTTTTAAAGGGGGAGACGGTGTTGAGCCAGTGTGGTCATGCTTTTTTCCaagtaatacattaaaaaaaaaataccattactgtaattttataaaaggatatcttaggggcatctgggtggctcagtcatttaagtgtccgacttcagctcaggtcatgatcttgaggtttaggagttcaagccccgcatcggtctctgtgctgactgatagctcggagcctggaacctgcttcagattctgtgtctccctctctctctgcccctccctcgcttgtgtgctctttctctctctctccctttctctctctctctctcaaagataaataaacattaaaacaaaattttagcattAACAGTGTACTAAGGCTATGTTCCCAGAACAAAGTACAGTCCCGTCCGTGAACTGAGTAAGTTTAGCTGtatgaatcattcattcattaccCTTCTCTTCCTGTTCCATCATAGAGGGATGAAAATTTCATCGCACACTTAGCTTTGGGAAGCACAGATCTAGTCCAGCTGGTCTAGGGTGTTGGCGCGAGGTGCTCTGAGGATGCAGAGCCAGGACCAGGCCTCTTGTGCGCTCACGCTGTCCGGCCAGGCCTCGGCCCACCCGCTCCGAAGTCGACACTCACTGCCACTTGTCTTCCTTTGCAGATCCTGACTGGATTAAGAGGTTACTGCAAAGCCCTTGCCCTTTCTGCGATTCTCCCGTCTTCTGAACGTCAGCGGTGGGAAGATGGGAAGGGCACATACTCTGTTACAGAAAATGCCCTCTGGCCTGAAGACGTAGGACGTGCTGGCTGATCCCGGCCTTCGGGTGGCGAGGCTCTCTCCAGGAGTGTAGATAGGGCCCTGGGAACTCATTTCTGAAGCACGGTCTCTGTCTCTGGGGACTAAGGGATTTCTTTGAAACAACTGAATGCAGAGACTTTAAGTCATTCTGAGATGAACATTAGCCCCCCGCCTCCTCACCCAGTGAGGAACacttatttttcaagtgttttgaCTGAAGCAGTTTGAACCGCAAGAATGCCCTGTCATCTCTGGGAACAGAACAGTCTCTTCTAGAGAGTTGGGGTAAGGGCCTCGCTGGACCAAGTTGGGCTTAACGCTTGCCTTGGTGCCGAGCTGCTGCCCCAGAGAGCTTAAGCGCGCGGTGCATGGTACGCGGTATCCCGGCACACGTTAAAAGTGTCGGAAACAGCACAGGGTCCTGATGCTTTGTTTCGAACAAACAGCCGCAGATCTGTATCCCGAGGATTCCTGTTTCTCATGCATATGGAAACCATTCTCATAGAACTGGATTTTTAAGAGGTTGAAGCCAAGACTAAAGTTGGCTTTAATGTGTCAAAAGATCAGGTGATTCTCCTGAGTCAATAATTGTGACTTATTTTTAGTGAGCTCCCACGTTAGCAGGTTTCCTGTCCTTCCTTTGTCCTTAATGTGTAAAGGACATCTGGTATTCCCGTTCACCCGTGACACCTCCCTGCTTCAGACTGTCACAGCCTACGTGAGATTTTTGtacatagaagaaaaagaatattttctccttaaaactCGGAGTGTTTTTAATGTTGACATGTCTAGACATTTCATTTATATCCAGTATGAGAACGTGCAGTCCATCTAAAGACTTCCAGGAAACTTCCAGAAAGCAGTGGGCAGCCCAGACGTGCTCTGGTGCCACAGGTGTGTGCGGCTCAGTTGACGGGAGCCTGGGACTTTCTCCTCAGTATAAAGGTCCTCGGTATTTGTAATACTGGTATTTTCCTCTGGGCTGTTAAGAGGAGCTGTTAGACATCAGTTGGCCTTAAAGTCCAAAACTAAAGATGGACATTCAGGAATGACAGTGTTGCCAGATTACAAAGTAAGTGCCCTAGGGATTGGTGCTATTCAACAGGACTGCGATGCCCACAGCTCGAGATGGTGCGTATTTCTGGGAAGTTG harbors:
- the GTF3C4 gene encoding general transcription factor 3C polypeptide 4 isoform X1; this translates as MSSADKARVGLAADGPAPPEEEESEGGGEAGGKEPAADAAPGPSAAFRFLVTRREPAVKLQYAVSGLEPLAWSEDHRVSVSTARSIAVLELICDVHNPGQDLVIHRTSVPAPLNSCLLKVGSKAEVAECKEKFATSKDPTVSQTFMLDRVFNPEGKALPPMRGFKYTSWSPMGCDANGRCLLAALTMDNRLTIQANLNRLQWVQLVDLTEIYGERLYETSYRLSKNEAPEGNLGDFAEFQRRHSMQTPVRMEWSGICTTQQVKHNNECRDVGSVLLAVLFENGDIAVWQFQLPFVGKESISSCNTIESGINSPSVLFWWEYEHNNRKMSGLIVGSAFGPVKILPVNLKAVKGYFTLRQPVVLWKEMDQLPVHSIKCVPLYHPYQKCSCSLVVAARGSYVFWCLLLISKAGLNVHNSHVTGLHSLPIVSMTADKQNGTVYTCSSDGKVRQLIPIFTDVALKFEHQLIKLSDVFGSVRTHGIAVSPCGAYLAVITTEGMVNGLHPVNKNYQVQFVTLKTFEEAAAQLLESSVQNLFKQVDLIDLVRWKILKDKHIPQFLQEALEKKIESSGATYFWRFKLFLLRILYQSMQKTPSEALWKPSHEDSKILLVDSPGMGNAEEEQEEGTSRQASRQGLQERSREGDPEDPIDDSLTPSGDAGGREPMEEKLLEIQGKIEGVEMHLTREHMKRVLGEVYLHTWITENTSIPTRGLCNFLMSDEEYDDRTARVLIGHISKKMNKQTFPEHCSLCKEILPFTDRKQAVCSNGHIWLRYGQSKRFPSDANGQQEVAATGPEALYVLAQQPAPERGPSLRVGQRRCAEGYPVAMRVSAVYVLHLVSGWLYGNCVASCS
- the GTF3C4 gene encoding general transcription factor 3C polypeptide 4 isoform X2, with protein sequence MSSADKARVGLAADGPAPPEEEESEGGGEAGGKEPAADAAPGPSAAFRFLVTRREPAVKLQYAVSGLEPLAWSEDHRVSVSTARSIAVLELICDVHNPGQDLVIHRTSVPAPLNSCLLKVGSKAEVAECKEKFATSKDPTVSQTFMLDRVFNPEGKALPPMRGFKYTSWSPMGCDANGRCLLAALTMDNRLTIQANLNRLQWVQLVDLTEIYGERLYETSYRLSKNEAPEGNLGDFAEFQRRHSMQTPVRMEWSGICTTQQVKHNNECRDVGSVLLAVLFENGDIAVWQFQLPFVGKESISSCNTIESGINSPSVLFWWEYEHNNRKMSGLIVGSAFGPVKILPVNLKAVKGYFTLRQPVVLWKEMDQLPVHSIKCVPLYHPYQKCSCSLVVAARGSYVFWCLLLISKAGLNVHNSHVTGLHSLPIVSMTADKQNGTVYTCSSDGKVRQLIPIFTDVALKFEHQLIKLSDVFGSVRTHGIAVSPCGAYLAVITTEGMVNGLHPVNKNYQVQFVTLKTFEEAAAQLLESSVQNLFKQVDLIDLVRWKILKDKHIPQFLQEALEKKIESSGATYFWRFKLFLLRILYQSMQKTPSEALWKPSHEDSKILLVDSPGMGNAEEEQEEGTSRQASRQGLQERSREGDPEDPIDDSLTPSGDAGGREPMEEKLLEIQGKIEGVEMHLTREHMKRVLGEVYLHTWITENTSIPTRGLCNFLMSDEEYDDRTARVLIGHISKKMNKQTFPEHCSLCKEILPFTDRKQAVCSNGHIWLRCFLTYQSCQSLIYRRCLLHDSIARHPAPEDPDWIKRLLQSPCPFCDSPVF